AAATATACAAAGCACATTTATTGCTCTCTACACTAACCAATGAGTGTTCTCCCTTCTCAAAGGTTTTGTCATTTGAGCTATAGGAGACAATaaccattatatgttgcatcattttttttcttattattttttcACTGGATTTAAAGAAGCTTTAGAACGTTTCTGTACAATTCTCCACATATTTTTCCACAGGTTTTTTGGTGGAGAATTTCGAGACTATAAAAGGATTTCTTAAAATGAAAGATGAATATACAAGAAGCTTTTAATGATAGATTATTCAAGAAGCGGTGTTGTGCAAGGAGAATTTTTCAGACGCTTCCCTTTTTTTCTCTCTCACAATATGTAACCGGCATCTCTCTGAGGGGTCCCTTCGACTTGTATATATAGCTTTGCATCAATGAAATCCAACACAGTTCTATCAGTTACTTCTCATTCTTCATAATAAGAATGAATGGCTGATTCTCCATTGATGCGGATGTGGATATGGACGTTGGGTCCGAATGCTCCATTTATGGGTATTATCTCCAAGACCCATTCCTCAAAAAGGAAATCTCCATTAGTGAAGTTGGTCGTCGCCATGTTGGTAGAACCTCCATTGAGGCATATCCTTCTCCCCCATAATATTGTGGCATGCTTAATTCGTCGCCATCAGTTGTCGGACCACAATGGAGAATCGATATGTGGCTAGAGAGCGAGTGACATTAATAGGGTCTAGGAGGAGCAAACATGAAGGGTGAAATAAACGAAAATGAATTTGTATTTGTGGATGGAGAAGAAAAGCGTCAGGCTAGCTAGGAGGAAGAAAATCGGGGTGTGCGGGTTGAAAACAACATGTTCGGTAGGAGGGCGAAAACCGTGGCGTGTATGTTGACAACAATTCGTAAGGGGAGGAAGAAAATTATGATGTGGTGGCTGGAAATGGCACATTCACTTGTGCTCAATATATATATGTCCCTTTTGTGTTTTGTGTAGAGAATATATGTCATCGTGGCAATGCACCGGCTTCTAACCAGTACACGACACAAGCTAGCTAGCTAGAATGGTTGCAGAAATGGTTGTTGCGCCGTTGAACTCGCCCGCGCTCATCACCGCCCTCGCCTTCCTTGTCTTGGTGATCACCCTCCTCGTCTCCACCAGGCGCCGCAGCAACGCGCCGCGGCTGCCCCCGTCGCCGCGGGGCCTGCCGGTCGTCGGCCACCTCCACCTGCTCGGGAGCCTGCCGCACCGAAGCCTCCGGTCCCTGGCCTCGTCCCTCGGCCCGGTCATGCACCTGCGGCTCGGCCGCGTGCCGACAGTcgtggcgtcctccccggccgcggcggaggaggccaTGAAGACCCGCGACCTGGACTTCGCCGGCCGCCCCAGGCTCCTCATGGTCGACCGCTTCTACTACGGCACCGGCGGGATCGGCTTCGCGCCCTACGGCGACCACTGGCGCCAGGCGCGCCGCGTCTGCGCCGTCCACATGCTCAGCGCGCGCCGCGTCGCGTCCCTGGGCCGCGTGCGGGCGCAGGAGGCCGCCGCGCTCGTcggccgggtccgccgcgccgGCATCTCTGGCGGCGTCGTGAACCTGAGCGACAGCCTCAACGGCTACTCCAACGGTGTCATCTCCCGCTGCACGCTCGGCGACGCGGACTGCGGggtggagggcggcggcgcgaggctgaGGAAGGCGTTCGGCGAGATGGAGGAGCTGCTGGGCACGGTGCCCATGGAGGAGACGGTGCCGTGGCTGGGATGGGTGGACACGGTGACAGGGCTGGAGCGGAAGGCCAAGCGCGTCTTCGAGGAGATGGACGGGCTGCTGGAGCGGGTCATCGCCGACCACCGCCAGCgacgccgtgccgccgccgccaccggggaCGTTGAAGACTTTGTGGACGTGATGCTGGACGCGGACGAGCTGGACACGGGCAGCATCAAGTCCATCATCCTGGAcgtgctcgccgccgccacggccacgaCCTTCGCGCTGCTCGAGTGGGCCATGGCGGAGCACATCAACCACCCGCACGAGATGCGCAGGCTCCAGGCCGAGGTCCGCTCGGCCGTCGGCCCCGGCCCCGGCGCCGGCGCCGTCGTCACGGAGGCCCATCTCCCGCGCCTGCCGTACCTGAAGGCCGTGATCAACGAGACCCTGCGGCTCCacccgccgtcgccgctgctgctgccgcggGAGACGCTGGAGGACACCCGGCTGCTGGGCTACGACGTGCCGGCGGGCACCCGGGTCCTGATCAACGCGTGGGCCATCGGCCGCGACCCGGCGACGTGGGGGCCCCGCGCCGAGGAGTTCGCGCCGGAGAGGTTCGTCGGGTACGGCCTCGGCGGTGCCGGGCAGGACTTCTCGTTCCTGCCCTTCGGCGCCGGGAGGAGGGGCTGCCCAGGGGTGGAGTTCGCCATGCTGTCCAACGAGCTGGCGCTGGCGAGCCTCGTGCATGGCTTCAACTGGGAGCTGCCCGGCGGGAGGGCGCCGCCGGTGGACATGAGCGAGCTGTACGGCATCTCCGTGTGCCTCAAGGCGCCTCTGCTTCTGGTCGCCAAGCCGTGGTCGTCCATGGATATGGATGGCGTTGAATGAGCTAGGATCGACGGTGCTTCTTTTTTCTGGATATATAATACTGCAATAATGCTAAAGGTACAAAGAGTTGCACGCAATTACACGTTGACTAGGATCCTTTTTTTTTAAATGGAGGCAAAATATTTTCCCTAGtctattttaattaaaatttaaaagAGTGTACAAATAATTACAACTTGATCCAACTGCACATTAAAACGAGCCCTACTCTCGCAGCATGATTGAACTCGAGTGTTTTGTGCCCGCATCCCTAGCACGACGGCTTCGGCTTTAGTCTTATATGTGATGTCACTAGATATGGGAGAAAGACCGTCACATTCTCCTCATTGCAAATTGCCAACGAAGTACGCATAACAAGGGAtgtcagtggcggagccagaaactGAATATAGAGAGGGCCAAAACATGTCATATGATGTTTGAGGGGGTCAAATCATCTAAACCTAGCTAATTTTGTCTAACAAATGGAGCATTAGGAGTACATATAGGTGTATTTTTTAGAgcatagcggggggggggggggggggggggctgccttcgCCACTGGATGTGATCCCCTTCTTCATAATGCCGTTGAAAGGTTATCATGGAACATCGCCAATCCATGTCCAAACTGAAGTTGCACCAATGATCAATATGGATCTCGACATGGCCTAACCAAACTCTAAGCTCCTCCCAAATGCGGCGAACAAAATCTGTACTTGAACAATAGATGTGTGTCCCCAGTGTGCATAATTGACATAAGCTACAATTCAACCACTTTACTCTTTGCAATTGGTAAGCCATGGAAATCATCACTTGTACTgtgtttctttaaaaaaaataaaaattcttTGTGGTGTAATCTGACAAAGGCCTAGACTTGGCACGAGGGCTACCGTTTTTCAGGATTTCTTCAGACTTTTGACGCTATTCATTTAgtgatgtgatgtgatgtgatgcgccTGTCAACTACGACGCTTAAGAGGATGAGCATGTGGCTCGATGGTTCGATGTGGCAGTGGTCACGTAGCCCGCCCAAGTTTGGTCCCTTGGATCGTCATGGGTGTCTCACTCATGATATTTTCCCCTTGTAGATTTCACACGCTACAAGGCCACAAGGAGAATGATGTACCCACCGATTCATGAAGTCAC
This window of the Triticum aestivum cultivar Chinese Spring chromosome 5D, IWGSC CS RefSeq v2.1, whole genome shotgun sequence genome carries:
- the LOC123123648 gene encoding cytochrome P450 71A1, with protein sequence MVAEMVVAPLNSPALITALAFLVLVITLLVSTRRRSNAPRLPPSPRGLPVVGHLHLLGSLPHRSLRSLASSLGPVMHLRLGRVPTVVASSPAAAEEAMKTRDLDFAGRPRLLMVDRFYYGTGGIGFAPYGDHWRQARRVCAVHMLSARRVASLGRVRAQEAAALVGRVRRAGISGGVVNLSDSLNGYSNGVISRCTLGDADCGVEGGGARLRKAFGEMEELLGTVPMEETVPWLGWVDTVTGLERKAKRVFEEMDGLLERVIADHRQRRRAAAATGDVEDFVDVMLDADELDTGSIKSIILDVLAAATATTFALLEWAMAEHINHPHEMRRLQAEVRSAVGPGPGAGAVVTEAHLPRLPYLKAVINETLRLHPPSPLLLPRETLEDTRLLGYDVPAGTRVLINAWAIGRDPATWGPRAEEFAPERFVGYGLGGAGQDFSFLPFGAGRRGCPGVEFAMLSNELALASLVHGFNWELPGGRAPPVDMSELYGISVCLKAPLLLVAKPWSSMDMDGVE